A region from the Paenarthrobacter aurescens genome encodes:
- a CDS encoding bifunctional PIG-L family deacetylase/class I SAM-dependent methyltransferase — protein MVAFSHTDTGTSESEWAASGVAALPELPLSAEELTDMGFVVLAAHPDDETLGAGGFLATLHAAGAAVKVLLCTAGEASHPDSQTTTPEQLAAVRLAEFGTAVSGLANRAEWQFLELPDGQLAAHTEAIKGAVRNAVASFERPAETVTIVAPYRNDGHTDHDTLGSAAAEVATQGGHGLLEYPIWYWLWARPEDSTWNDWVRVPLSRNAQESKSQAMRAHTSQTEPLSERPGDETLLSDTFLEHFTRPWETFAWHPSTAGTNSAADAERIFDEVHTREDDPWGYTSSWYERRKRALTLAALPEESYESGLEIGCSIGTLSEELAGRCQRFLGVDASSAALAQASERLSRFPAAEVRHLTMPGQWPQGTFDLVVLSETGYYFSPDELSTLLARIQESARPGATLILCHWRHPISGWQLDAEAVHARARHQLGWPTHGLYREKDFMLEVLLAPEGAP, from the coding sequence ATGGTAGCTTTCTCGCACACGGACACCGGCACGTCGGAGTCCGAATGGGCAGCCAGCGGAGTGGCCGCCCTGCCGGAGCTGCCTCTGAGCGCGGAGGAGCTCACGGACATGGGCTTTGTAGTGCTGGCCGCCCACCCCGATGACGAAACCCTCGGCGCAGGCGGTTTTCTGGCCACACTTCATGCCGCGGGGGCCGCGGTAAAGGTTTTGCTGTGCACCGCAGGTGAGGCTTCGCATCCGGACTCTCAAACCACGACGCCGGAACAGCTTGCCGCTGTGAGGCTCGCGGAGTTTGGCACGGCTGTGTCCGGGCTGGCGAACAGGGCAGAGTGGCAGTTTTTGGAACTTCCCGATGGGCAACTTGCCGCTCACACGGAGGCCATTAAGGGGGCTGTCAGAAATGCGGTGGCATCCTTTGAGCGGCCTGCAGAGACTGTGACGATCGTTGCCCCGTATCGGAACGACGGACACACGGATCACGACACCCTGGGCAGTGCCGCGGCGGAGGTCGCAACGCAGGGCGGCCACGGGCTTCTTGAATATCCCATCTGGTACTGGCTCTGGGCCCGGCCGGAGGACAGCACCTGGAATGACTGGGTCCGTGTGCCCCTGAGTCGGAATGCCCAAGAGTCAAAGTCCCAGGCGATGCGCGCCCACACCTCCCAGACGGAGCCGTTGTCTGAGCGGCCCGGCGATGAGACGCTCCTTTCGGATACGTTCCTGGAGCACTTCACCCGGCCGTGGGAGACCTTTGCGTGGCATCCCTCCACGGCGGGCACCAACTCCGCGGCGGATGCGGAGCGCATCTTCGACGAAGTCCACACGCGTGAAGATGATCCCTGGGGCTACACCAGCAGCTGGTACGAGCGCCGCAAAAGGGCCCTGACTTTGGCCGCCCTTCCGGAGGAAAGCTACGAGTCCGGGCTGGAAATTGGGTGTTCCATAGGAACCTTGAGCGAGGAACTTGCCGGGCGCTGCCAGCGGTTTCTGGGAGTTGACGCCAGTAGTGCAGCCTTGGCCCAGGCATCGGAGCGGCTTTCACGATTCCCGGCAGCCGAGGTCCGCCACCTGACCATGCCGGGCCAGTGGCCTCAGGGCACTTTTGATCTTGTGGTGTTGTCCGAGACGGGCTACTACTTCTCGCCGGATGAACTTTCCACGCTGCTGGCACGGATCCAGGAGTCCGCCCGGCCCGGTGCCACATTGATCCTGTGCCACTGGCGCCACCCGATTTCGGGCTGGCAGCTGGACGCCGAAGCGGTCCATGCGAGGGCTCGTCACCAACTCGGCTGGCCAACACACGGGCTGTACCGGGAGAAGGACTTTATGCTTGAGGTCCTGCTCGCCCCGGAAGGGGCCCCGTAA
- a CDS encoding glycosyltransferase family 2 protein has protein sequence MPGPAEIKSMAVVMPAHDEEHHIGKALVALKVAADALHREYPNMEVRIVVVLDNCTDRSGEIAAAHTSADNRFSVVNVKLRSTGASRGYGFRKALEQLPAEDAAGIWLATTDADSMVPRHWLTRQVELANAGADALLGSVEPDPADMDPAVHRRWLELHPFREDHQHIYGANLGIRASAYLSAGGFPGLRAHEDRVLVERLRYRGFTVTATDSVRVLTSGRTHARAPEGFAAYLRSLATELPAGELPAAAGS, from the coding sequence ATGCCTGGGCCGGCGGAGATCAAGAGCATGGCGGTGGTGATGCCCGCTCATGACGAGGAGCACCATATAGGCAAGGCCTTGGTGGCGTTGAAAGTTGCCGCCGATGCACTCCACCGTGAATACCCGAACATGGAAGTCAGGATTGTGGTGGTGCTGGACAATTGCACCGACCGCTCCGGGGAGATCGCCGCAGCGCATACCTCCGCCGACAACCGGTTCAGCGTGGTCAACGTCAAGTTGCGAAGTACGGGAGCCAGCCGTGGTTACGGGTTCCGCAAAGCTCTGGAGCAGCTGCCGGCCGAAGATGCCGCCGGCATCTGGCTGGCCACAACAGACGCCGATTCCATGGTTCCCCGGCATTGGCTGACCCGTCAGGTGGAGTTGGCCAACGCCGGGGCGGATGCCCTTCTTGGGTCCGTGGAACCCGATCCTGCGGATATGGATCCCGCTGTTCATCGCCGCTGGCTGGAACTGCATCCGTTCCGTGAGGATCACCAGCACATTTACGGCGCCAACCTGGGCATCCGGGCCTCGGCCTACCTCAGTGCCGGCGGCTTCCCGGGGCTGCGCGCCCATGAGGACCGTGTCCTGGTGGAACGGCTTCGCTACCGCGGGTTCACCGTCACAGCTACGGACAGCGTGCGCGTTCTGACGTCGGGACGCACGCACGCACGCGCCCCGGAGGGTTTCGCGGCGTACCTGCGGTCCCTTGCAACCGAACTCCCGGCTGGGGAGCTTCCGGCAGCAGCAGGCAGCTGA
- a CDS encoding FG-GAP repeat domain-containing protein: MESWNPDGYLSGIPTTAGVFTFRIAATNTYGPDAVSSAFTITVRPKDITHDFNGDKKPDVLSRDGYGNLWLYPGQGNGGWLPRVHVGQGWNAMTSIVAPGDFNGDGTADVLARDANGALWLYPGNGRGGLFGRVQVGQGWNSMSAIAAVGDLDLDGNADLVTRDANSYLWVYRGNGKGGWLSPFRTTAGWQVLTTIVGPGDFSKDGVPDLLAVDGPGTLHQYVGSSMLYSDFYGPTTVGIGWNAMTAIVGPGDFNGDGNVDLLARDAGGALWLYPSNGQGGWLPRGLVGSGWNAMNLII, from the coding sequence TTGGAGTCGTGGAACCCGGACGGGTACCTTTCTGGTATTCCCACCACGGCAGGAGTTTTTACCTTCCGCATCGCAGCCACAAACACGTACGGGCCTGATGCTGTAAGTTCAGCTTTCACGATCACCGTCAGGCCTAAAGACATCACGCACGACTTCAACGGCGATAAGAAGCCGGATGTTCTTTCCCGCGATGGCTACGGAAACCTTTGGCTATACCCGGGACAGGGCAACGGTGGCTGGCTTCCACGAGTTCATGTGGGCCAGGGCTGGAATGCCATGACGTCCATTGTGGCCCCCGGAGACTTTAATGGTGACGGCACAGCGGATGTGTTGGCACGGGATGCCAACGGCGCGCTCTGGCTATACCCCGGCAACGGCAGAGGCGGCTTGTTCGGAAGAGTCCAAGTGGGCCAGGGATGGAACTCGATGAGCGCTATCGCGGCAGTGGGGGACCTCGACTTGGACGGGAATGCAGACCTGGTAACACGTGACGCGAACAGCTATCTCTGGGTCTACCGAGGCAACGGCAAAGGTGGCTGGCTGTCGCCGTTCAGGACCACCGCTGGGTGGCAAGTACTGACGACGATCGTGGGGCCCGGAGACTTCTCAAAAGACGGTGTTCCTGATCTTCTGGCCGTTGATGGGCCGGGAACTCTCCACCAATACGTTGGTTCGTCAATGCTGTACAGCGATTTCTACGGCCCCACCACCGTCGGCATTGGCTGGAACGCCATGACCGCAATCGTGGGTCCCGGTGACTTCAACGGCGACGGCAACGTGGACCTCCTGGCCCGCGACGCTGGTGGTGCCCTCTGGCTCTACCCCAGCAACGGCCAAGGAGGCTGGCTCCCCCGCGGGCTGGTCGGCTCCGGCTGGAACGCCATGAACCTGATCATCTAG
- a CDS encoding acyl-CoA dehydrogenase family protein, producing the protein MSYSEARPVRISSEPAQLQALEPVLEKVQAAVGDVPALLAIAEDIGRTAPQPGEGNTAKLWELLASVTAVDVAAGRILEPHLDALAILTQAGAQTGTQSGDVREPHGAWGVFAAEGPGMKLEAKRTANGGYVLNGSKPWCSLAAQLDGAVITAHTEENGRAAFAVNLKHQGVTAETPAWTSRGLKEIPSGTVHFEHVEAQPVNQGNWYFKRPGFAWGGMGVAACWLGGAVAVARDYADALTKAAANGREPDQIALASLGEIDRILATTTGYLAQTAERIDAGDLEGSDPDSPSPWPEALRIRGTVAAAVERVQTLVSQNLGPGPLAFDEAYGKRMADLALYIRQHHAMRDDAQLGALALKGDRRW; encoded by the coding sequence ATGAGCTATTCCGAAGCCCGGCCCGTCCGCATCAGTTCAGAGCCTGCGCAACTGCAGGCCCTGGAACCCGTGCTCGAAAAAGTGCAGGCAGCAGTGGGCGACGTACCGGCCCTGCTGGCCATTGCCGAAGACATCGGACGGACGGCCCCGCAGCCCGGCGAGGGAAACACGGCAAAGCTCTGGGAGCTTCTGGCATCTGTCACCGCAGTGGATGTTGCTGCCGGAAGAATCCTGGAACCGCATCTGGACGCCTTGGCCATCCTCACCCAAGCCGGAGCCCAAACCGGCACCCAATCCGGAGATGTGAGGGAACCGCACGGAGCCTGGGGAGTCTTCGCAGCGGAAGGCCCCGGAATGAAGCTCGAGGCCAAACGCACCGCAAACGGTGGCTACGTCCTCAATGGCTCCAAGCCGTGGTGCTCTCTTGCCGCGCAATTGGATGGCGCAGTGATCACTGCGCACACTGAGGAAAACGGCAGAGCGGCCTTTGCGGTGAACCTGAAGCACCAGGGCGTTACGGCGGAAACACCCGCGTGGACCAGCCGCGGGCTGAAGGAAATTCCGAGCGGCACTGTTCACTTCGAGCACGTGGAAGCACAGCCCGTGAACCAAGGAAATTGGTATTTCAAGCGCCCGGGTTTCGCCTGGGGCGGCATGGGTGTAGCTGCCTGTTGGTTGGGCGGCGCGGTGGCCGTAGCGCGCGACTATGCGGATGCGCTGACGAAGGCCGCAGCCAATGGGCGCGAGCCGGACCAGATTGCGCTGGCTTCCCTGGGCGAGATCGACCGAATCCTTGCCACCACCACTGGATACCTCGCCCAGACGGCGGAACGCATCGACGCCGGGGATCTGGAGGGCTCGGATCCTGACAGCCCAAGTCCTTGGCCCGAAGCCCTGCGCATCCGCGGAACTGTTGCCGCCGCCGTCGAGCGTGTCCAAACGCTGGTCTCCCAGAACCTGGGCCCCGGCCCCTTGGCTTTCGACGAAGCGTACGGCAAGCGCATGGCGGACCTGGCCCTGTACATCAGGCAGCATCACGCGATGCGGGACGACGCCCAATTGGGTGCCTTGGCTTTGAAGGGGGACCGACGATGGTAG